In the Epinephelus lanceolatus isolate andai-2023 chromosome 6, ASM4190304v1, whole genome shotgun sequence genome, one interval contains:
- the LOC117253702 gene encoding uncharacterized protein LOC117253702 isoform X3, translating into MIWDTVYKYFKMWLWILIGLNVVTKVHGYANGYFPDSCGNMFVNHRGRDGVQYVPQNTELPFTMTLTYSQKGDPIKVTLKRKQSAEFKGFMLEAWTNGTEHPVGNFILLESDKTRLLKCHNIPGQAVSQRNNQRKTLIHVNWTAGGQDITDINFRVTFVESFSRFWNMVNFNVTLPSPTTPSPNDTTPMTTIKNTTPGTTTEITTPSTTTETTTPGTTTETTTPGTTTETTTPGTTTETTKPSTTTETTTPGTTTETTTPGTTTETTKPSTTRGTTMPSTAISTTTSSSTSEADSNTINLTTAEPSTTTQRPGLLDLFKGVGTSVMNFRSVLVLLRMELPTILMTMTTLVNSLCSHPNKGLKISCCLLCAAIEISALVLFCLAEPIKVILLVLVCVTIVINFVELVIVCLPIGPSHELD; encoded by the exons ATGATATGGGACACTGTATACAAATATTTTAAG atgtGGTTGTGGATTTTGATTGGTCTTAACGTCGTCACAAAAGTGCATGGGTACGCAAATGGTTACTTCCCAGATTCATGTGGAAATATGTTCGTTAACCACAGGGGTAGAGATGGGGTGCAATATGTACCTCAGAACACTGAACTGCCCTTTACGATGACTTTAACCTACAGCCAAAAGGGAGACCCTATCAAAG TGACTCTCAAAAGAAAACAATCTGCAGAGTTCAAGGGGTTTATGTTGGAGGCTTGGACGAACGGCACAGAACATCCTGTTGGAAATTTCATCTTGCTTGAATCTGATAAGACTCGACTCCTGAAATGCCATAATATACCA GGCCAGGCTGTTTCTCAAAGAAACAATCAAAGAAAGACTTTGATTCATGTTAACTGGACGGCAGGCGGACAAGACATCACAGATATCAATTTTAG AGTCACATTTGTTGAGTCTTTCAGCAGATTCTGGAATATGGTGAAttttaatgtcactttaccTTCACCCACCACGCCCTCACCGAATGACACAACGCCAATGActacaataaaaaatacaacaccAGGTACTACAACAGAGATTACAACGCCAAGTACTACAACAGAGACTACAACACCAGGTACTACAACAGAGACTACAACACCAGGTACTACAACAGAGACTACAACACCAGGTACTACAACAGAGACTACAAAGCCAAGTACTACAACAGAGACTACAACACCAGGTACTACAACAGAGACTACAACACCAGGTACTACAACAGAGACTACAAAGCCAAGTACTACAAGAGGTACTACAATGCCAAGTACTGCCATAAGTACTACAACATCAAGTAGTACAAGTGAGGCTGATTCTAATACTATAAATCTAACTACTGCAGAACCAAGCACGACCACTCAAAGGCCCGGACTTTTAGACCTATTTAAG GGAGTAGGTACTTCGGTGATGAATTTCAGAAGCGTGCTGGTGCTACTCAGAATG GAACTACCTACTATATTAATGACCATGACCACCCTCGTTAACAGCCTCTGTTCTCATCCAAATAAG GGATTAAAGATATCATGCTGTCTGCTTTGTGCAGCAATTGAGATATCAGCCctggtcttgttttgtttggctGAGCCCATTAAA GTCATTCTCcttgttcttgtgtgtgtgacGATAGTAATAAATTTCGTGGAGCTGGTAATCGTCTGTCTGCCAATTGGACCCAGTCATGAACT GGATTAA